The Buteo buteo chromosome 5, bButBut1.hap1.1, whole genome shotgun sequence DNA segment TTATTCTGTCTCTCTCGGTTATTATAAGGCAGTTATACagcataatgaagaaaaattacatgtatCTTGTATAGAGGACATTTTTCCACACAGGTCTGTTTTTCTGGATAGCAGCGATTCTTATGTAGGTTAGAAGCAACTTTGACTAATGTCAGTTTTCTTGAGGGAGAAATCACGTTACGTTCCATCCAATCTTCTGAACTTTGTCAAGCCAGTAAATTCTGAGGCTGCAGTACTGCTTGATGTCATTAGGGATCTGCCTTTTATTATGACTATCCCTAACTATTTTCCTGGCTCGCCAAGCTCTCTACTTAATTGTGACTGTCATACAATAGGCTACAACCTTCATAGTTAAGGCAACCTTTTTAAGTACTTACTTCTTTCTCTCAGCCCCTGCCCAAAGCTGCGGTAGACATGAATCAGtgcccaaaacaaaacagattttattgcaACAGAAATGCAAGAGCCGGTAATGAAAGCTGCTTCCAGAGTGTAAGAATTCCCTTTGCCCCACTCCCTTATCACCTGCAGGAAAATAGAGACATACAACAGTCAACACCTAGTGCCACAAAACCCTGAAGCCATAAAATGCAATCAGCCAACCACTAAGTTTCTGAAAGAAGTCACTGGATAGTAactgggggggcggggaacTGGTCACTTTTAAACTGTCTTACTTTCCCGATTACATGATTCCCTGGGTGCACGCTGACTCTAGCTAAATGCATCCACCATCTCATCTCTGCAGCACTTAAGTCATATCAAAACAGTATTGTGCCCAGACTGAAAGAACGATTAAGCTGGAGATAAGGAAACCAGACTGCGTCTTACATCTCAGTTTCTTTCTACGGTAAAATACTGAATGAAGTTGTGTTCCCTGGCTGTCATTGTAGTGTTATTGTCACACATGTCCAGGGGCCAGCTTCCATGATCCCATTTTCATTCATGGCTAGCCTGATTACTGTGCTTATGACAGTAGTAATTGCCTAACCTGTGCTTTTTTGAGAGGTCTGACACAGATAAAATGgcaacttttaattaaaagcaacgTGTTTATATCCTGCAGCTATCTACTGCATTGAAGAGGGGTCACTGCTCCCATGAACAAAGTATCATCAGGCATGTTAATACTAAGATGAGAGACCTCTGCAAAAATCCAGTACTGAAAGAAAGATACTAAGATCTGGCAGtattcttttccccctttcctgcAGGTTTGAGTCATTGCCCTAGCAGGCCTAGTGATTGTCAGgatgagatttaaaaaagcaTAGTTCTGACTACTTTGATTTGTTAACAAACCCAATGGCGTGTATTCCAAATCAAGGCAGGTTATGGATGTCCTGGCCAGTTTTGGTGCAATTAGTTGGTTTGTCTATTAAGTTCTATCAATTTTCCTGTTTACAGGGTTGTTAGCAGCTGCTATGTAGAGTCAATCTAGCAGCCTTTTCAGAGCTGAAGTAATTAACAGTAAGtgcagtttactttttttttttccctacctttcAGGTAGTCAGataaaagatgttaaaaagaaTTGGTTTGAAGAAGTGACTACATTACAGATCTCTCTAGCAGAGAGGAGTACTGCATTGCATGTCCATGCCCTCATTTGCTGGTCACTCTTGCGTGTTCATTGTTACCATACAGAATTGGAAGGAGACCTAGCTATTTTCAAGTTGTCATGTTACTCTTAATGTCAGAAGCCACCATCTGTACTTTTCTTCCTAACTGCAAGATAAGTAAAGTATAGCCACCAAAGACAGCGTGTGGTccttctgtgctttgccagatcAGACAAACAGGCCTGTGAATAATTGGAAGAGCCTGATTTGACTGCATACTTTTAATAGAACCCCAAGGACTTGGATGACTGCAGCCACTGGACTCTTATCAGTACCTGGAGACTATTTATGTAAAGTATGAGAAACACTGGCTGCTATCAGCATTTGAGTCCTTCCCGTGATGACCAACCTGCCTTGCCCTTGCCCTTCTTCCTTACCTCCTTTCACATGTGTTGTGGGAGTTGCTGGGGTGCCCCAGTGATAAGTGCTTTATCGCTATTATAGTGCCAAAAAAATGCCTAAGACTGGAGTTTGTTGGGCTTGCATGTCTCTTGTTTTGGCTACATCAGGATCGACAGCTGGTGCCTAAGAAATGCCtaagaaattctttaaaatacaatgaCTTGAGGCCCTGCAGGTGGTCGAATGCTCTGGCACCACTTGAGACTTCTTGTGAAGGAGGGTAGGCATTTTTGAGGAGCTGTGTATCTTGTACTGGAGGATTTTGTTGTATCTTGCCCTAATCATTCCGGACACTTTGCCAGTTGCAGAGACTTCCAGGGCCTCTCCCTCTAACTACTCAGTTCAAGAGCAATTTGACATGGTTCCTGTCTTGAAAAGTTGATCCTGAAGAGGTAGGACGTGCCTGCTGCTCTCATTGATTCTAACAGGAGCTGCAACAAAGGGGTACGCTCAGGAATGAGGCACCATGTTTTGGGCCCAAGGATCCAGTAATGAAGAGGAGGCCTCCAGCCTTGCTCCCTGTTATTGAGCAAGTAAGTTTGATGAATTACCGTGTAAAGCAGGTAGATGAGATAAACTACTTCAGGTATATTCTGACCCAGAAAAATCCACACCAGAGGTTTCAGTTCTTTCAAGATCTGTAAAATAAGATGAGATATATACATAACTTTATAACTTGTTGCTATATACTCTATAAAGGCTATATATAGTTGATTTTTCAATAGCATTTCAAATGTTGGTCTAGCTGAGTTCTCAGTTGTAACTTTGTTCTCCTCTTGCCTTCTCTACCTATGTTTTTTTAGCAGGAAATACCATCTCTGTTTTCCACTGAGCTGGGCCAGGAGTCATGTTGGTGAAATCAGAACTGGTTGTTTCATGGGCGCATCCTGACAGCTGTGTGTGATTTGAGCCATCTCGGCATTGTCTTGAGCTCTGCCTTCTAATGCTTACAGTACAACTCCCAGCTAGCTTaaatggaaaagcagctgaCTCAGAAGAGTTGTATTTACGCTGATGTACTTTTTCTTTGGGTACgctcagatttttctcttaacaAATTAATGTCTTCATAGCTAACAGACTGAAAGCACTCTGACTTTTTTCTCCACCTTTGTTTCTACTACAGAGGAATAAAGTCACTGAGAACTAAAACGTGGGAGAAGCAAGAGGATTTAACTGTCAGAAAAACTTTGTTTCACAATTAACCTTGGGACTTGGGAAAGAAGAAACGATGGACTGCTTTCCGGCAGGTAGCAACTTTCAGCGGTCCTGAACTGGAAGGGCAGGTCtgagcaaatgaaagaaaaacaactgagTCACTGCGAATGAAAACAGTGACTGCGCCAATGCTATGATAAGATTTGATGCATCTGATCAACCACAGATTCCCCCCAAAACCAATATTGATTCTTCTGCAAGGGTCAATATGTGAACCTCTACAAAAGTATTAAGGGAATTGTCCCTCCCCTAAGGAGTCTATTCTTTGCCACCTCTCCTATTGTCTCTGTTTTCGGTGGTACTGCATAGTGCTCCTCTTAAGATAAGaccaaaagggaaaggaaaacgaAGGCTGAGAAACaagaggaagggggaaagagaCAATTAGTAAttaacaggagaaaagaaagaaaataaataatggagattaggaaaaataaatccactAAAGTAAATGGGAGAGTGTGTatataaatagaagaaaaataatgaaaaatccCCTTGCAAAATGGCATGTGCATCAACCCAGAAATAAGGGAGCATGAGGTTAAGCTGTGCTTTCAGGTACTGTGGTTACCAGAAAGGACCATGTATGAGGCATTTCCAAGTTTTTCCTTCTATTATGCTTATACTTTCTAGTGGGTTATGTGTGCCTGCATACCTTTCTTACATAGCAACCTCATAGTAAGAGAGCACCAAACAAGACAATGATAGAGGTTTCTCTACTGCTGCATCTTTCTGCAAGCAGCTGATTGTGAAAAACTTGTCTGAACAGGGTAATGAAAAGGAGTTCCTATTGTCACCCCTCTGTCAAACTGTCTACATGCTCTAGCCTGAGACAGAATCATTTTTACCTTGGATGCAAAGCTACCAGACAGACCCTTATGAAATGTATCCACCTTTTCTAAGTTGCTGTTGCCCTGCAGTGCTGCCACGTACTGAAATACAGcgctacattttttttcattaattttacatttcctATTTCTTAGTTAGACAAGAAGCTGTTAACTTCTTCCAGCAGAGAAGTCAGTAATGTACCTAGACAGGGTAAAAAGTAGCTTTCAAGTAGTTCTAACGTACGCAGTTTTGAGCAAAGGGCAAGAACATGTACTTATCCCTAGGACATTGACTATTACTAGTTGAGCTATTAAGAAACACGTTTGCTATTGATGAAAGCATAAGGAATATCACATACGTTAGGACAAGAAACCATCTAACTGAAgcacctctttcttttcttaaaagaaacagtGCTGCTTTTAATGCCTAAAGGCAAATAAAGGATAAGCAAAGAACTCATAATCTGTGAAGGGCAACGGGTCAGATCAACTTTGTTTCTGATGGTGGGGGAAAAGTGGCTGAAAGGTTTACACTTTAAATCCTAGCAGGAAAACAGACATGGTTCTGATTACTCCCTTCTTTCCACACCCGGTACAActtcactgaaagcaaagatCCAGTGCTTCACAAAGGTATATAAGGAGCTCCTAGGAGGAAACCAAGCTGTTTAATATCCCTGTCTGCATTCCTAAGTGTCACACTCACAGTTAGTCCTGTCTCCATTTTTCCTTGCTAGATAGCTGTTAGTGGCCACGACACTCCAAAGTTGAGGAGAAAGATGATTCTGTGCAACTACTCACCTCAAGTTactaaagtattttaaaagcacagtgcTTGGTGCTAGCTCCATTTTTAGCATGAAAGCAATCAAAACActtgaaaagctgtatttcagctgTCAGGAATTTGGCTGAATGGCTAAAGCAAACACCCAAGGAGTctaaaaacccaacaaacccaaaaccccctAACCTCCTTCCTGGTAATAAAAAACTCACATATCTGATGTACTTTGGCCCTGATTGTGCAATCATTCTTGGAACAGAGCTCTCAAGATTTTGGAGGAAGTTCAGTCTGACTGACATGAAAAACTAAATTTCAACTTCACAAATCCTTACGTTAACCTGAAAACTGCCACTCACCTTCAAAGAAGCTGCCCAATAAAGGACCACTCATCTTTTTGGTATGGTTTTCTAAGGATATAAGGCCTATACAAGTCTCACTGCATCTGTATATCCATAATAATTTGGAGGACTGTTGCAAGTTTCACCTAACTTTCTCAGAGAGGTAGAAATATTGGAGATAATGTGATCTTATAGGTTTCATTACAGTAGGTGATCAAGGACtgagaataaaacaaacaatgTCCTTCAGAAAGGAATAACGATAGTGTGACGTTTCATCGTGTACACTCAGTTGAGAGACACAGATTTGTAAGAAACCTGACTTCATTATTGTTGGTGCTCTTGTTTTCTGCTGGGATCCATTCTGGCTCCCTTCCACTTAGCAGTATTACGTAGAATGGGATGGCTGTGACTTCCCAGCCTGTGATAATTGCTCGGGGTGAGAACTTGTAGTCTCAGAAGTTGGCTATCCTTGCTAGTGTGGCTGTTAGCGTAACACTTACTGCGATGATGCTAATGGTCACCTTCAGGCAGGCCCAAAGGACCCCTGTTGCCGAGATGATGTTATGTAGAAGGGTGATCTCATGCAGGCTTATCAGCAGAACACACAAGCAGAGCTGAAAGAGAGGAGGCAAAGATTTGGTAAAATTGTTAGTTTGAGACCATACAGCCCACCAAAAAATATTTGACGCAGACTCCCAGCAACAGTAAGCTGGGCACAGATCTAAAGCCTAAAATTTTTCCTCAGAAACTGACAAACAGTACAGAATGGGACATGAGGACAGATGTACTTCCCTGTATGCCATGTTAGCAACAACAAAGAACAGGGAAGGCAGTAGGATGTGCTCCAGATAAAGCATAAGGCAATACAGGGTAATACATATCAAAGTAAGAATGAAAGGTAGCGTACAGAAGTACAAACTCTTTCTAAACAGATCTTGGGTTCCTTTTGCTTGTCTGTAACTTCAGGTTGCTATCTCACGCTGATTGCCTTGCTAAGTCAGGcttccctctcccatcccagTATCATTTTCTCAAACGCAGGAGACAGCTGGGatggctggaaagcaaaagactGTAGGCAGAGATGTTGTACAGTGATAACCTTTCTTATTTTAGGAGGCCATGTTGCATTGGAGCTTCTggatgcaattttttttatggacAAACTTCCCAAAAATAAGTTTCAGTTCTCCTTTTGGGCAGGACGAGGATAAAATATATGTTGATTCATTTTTTATGGATTTTAACTAAGCTTCCCTATAGCAAACACCTGGAGAGATGACCATTATTAAGCTAATCTTATCTAAAAAGTAAGATACAGGCAGAATTGCTCTAGGAAGTTAATAGTTCAGCTCAGCTAGTCTCAGATTTTCtcaacaggagggaaaaaagggaacCCAGGGGAGAGGGTTCTATACCTGTGCCTGAAGATCAAAGGTCAACATGGAAAAACAGAGGTTCAGCATGAAGTATTGCGACTGTAGGCTTTCTAGAGCACCACCCACTCGAAAGGCCATCATGCTTTGACTCTGAATGAGGATGATGGCACAGATCACATCAAAGGAGCCAACCAAAAGGATCAGAATGAAGCGGGCCTGATGGGAAAGAGAAATCAGGATGTGACTGGCTGTGCCAAAACAGGGACAGTCTTTAATCTTCCCACTGGAAATAATAAAGGAGTAAGGAGAACCAGGCTGCCTATTAATAGCATTGTAATAGACAACAATTAAAGATGACAGTTTGCCACACTGTTAAGTGGCAAAGATCACGCCATGATTTTTGCCATTTGTTGCAACCACTTGGTAATAACTGTAAACTCACCTTGGCTATTTTGGTTTACGTTACCCTCGATGTAGTAGTTTTACAACCGTTAAGAGAAGCATAACCTCTGCACTCCCTGTAATATCATGACGACTTTTAGCAAGGTTTTGTTTGAGGTTTTATCATACAGTTTGAAGAAACAGCTTTCTGTGATAGAGACTGGCTTTAAGCTTCCTGTATGGCATAAACCACCTGGTAAGAATCTTCTCTATTTATTTCAATGGGGACAGTGGGTTATTCTGAATGCTGTACTTACTAAATGGTGGAAGACATTGGTTTTGTCTGGGTTGTATCCACAACTTTGCTGGCATTCACACTAAATATCTGCTGCTTTAAAGATGGCTGAAGTAGCAAAACATCCTTCATAATTACACTGATATAAGAATGTTTATACTAGTATGCCTTATTCTGCCTCAGAAATTTTGCTCAGGAAGCAGGAGTTACAGTAATCCAAGTTACTTTTATAGTagtaaaaaaaagtccttaATAGTACATCTTCTACACCAGGCTTTACTTTGAGGTTCTTGTTTAATATATAAACTGATGACTGGGATCCATACCTTAAAGTAATTTGCATCTCTTTGATGCCTGTTCCTTATTGACCCTAACAAGCCAGTTTGCTGTAGATAAATATGTTTAAGTAAATGTACAACTGATATGTAAATTGAATAGGCAAATTCTGCTTTGCTGTATCTTCCTAGCTTGGTTGCCATCTCTTCTATCAAAGAGTAATTTTTGGATGACTTCACAGCAAGGAGCCTCCTTCTCACATTTGTGATAAACGTGTGACCACAAAAGGGAAGGACTTCTGAGAAGCACGGCAAGTGGAAGTTTAACTACAAATCTTAGTAACGCATAGAATACAATCCTTGTATTAAATTTTATTGTTATGAAGTGCAAACAAGATAATCTGGAATGGCAGTACCTCCCCTAgcacattgtattttttttgtttccttgcagCAGGTTACCATAACTCTCATAAAAATACATGGCTGCACTTACGGAGCAGTGGGGCTAATGGCTGTGCCCTTGCATATAGACTTGAGATTCCAGTTCTGTTTGTAGGTTAGATTTACGTGACTTTAGGCCAGTCATTTTATAGATGGAAATCTGAAGGAGAGTAGGTGAAGTGAAGGATACCTTCTGGAGTAATCCTTTGTGAATAAATTCTTTGATATTTATGTTACTTTCAGATACTGCCACAAAGAAACCCATAGAATAGCTCAGAGAAACAGATTTGCAGTGGTGGAGGTGCATGTTTTGTTACTCAATGGTAGGAATAATTCAgcctgatttttctctgttatcAGTGCCCTTATCACAGCTGTCTTGCCTTTCCAAGATTTTCAAATCCAAGatgtggaaaaaagcaaaattaatttaaaccaGGAGACTAACCAGGAGTTTTGGCTTTTGCTCAGCAGAGAGAACTGTGAAGTTGACAATGGAACGAAACATCACTAGCAAGATGGAAAGAACAAAGACGATGAGCTCCTGGCGATTCTCCTGCAGGATTCCTCTAGTCACATAGTATACACAGAAcactgggaaggagaaggaaaggtcGGTTACCAGGTGAACACAAATTGCACATGGTGCAATTTTTTGATATGCTTGATCCAGATGACAAAATGGAAGTATCAGGACTGTGTAACTTTGGCTCCTCAGTCAAGAGTGTATCTTTATACTTACTAAGGAGCCTGAATCAGATACTTAAAATGAGTACTCTCCCCTGTGTTCAGCATACAAgacatgaaataatttgttagatttttaaattacttgtgAAGTAACACTTTGAAAATGGCAACATATTCGCTATCCAAATTAATCAGCAGCTGTGGCATGATATTCTAGTAATACTATATTGAACAGTATGTTGAACAGTATATTTGAATTCAATGATGCAACaccatttttattaaagaacTGAAATTACATTATCTTCCCAGTGAGAGTAATTCAAGTGACTAACAAGCCATTTACTACTTGTACTCATACCTCTACAGTATTGTTTGCGTGGTTCTGACCGCTACAAATGGGTTGTGTGTTGAATTGAATTTAGACAGGCTGGATTCctaacagattatttttcttgtggaaaTTTTGAAATGCCCCACCCTGCAAACTATAGTCCAGAAAAGAACTGGTTCGGACAAGTTCTGAGTTAcgtttttataaaatacatcaaaacCCACCACTCTTAACACCACAGTTAGCTGTCAGTGTTGGACCCTATGCTGTTTTGACAAAGCTTAAATAAGGAAGAGGCTTTCCTTTCGTAACAACAGGAATCAGTGCTTTGTTCTTATGTAGGATGCTCCTGCAAACACTAGTTAATTGTTACCATAAACAAAGTAAcaatagatttctttttccagagggCTACTTCCTGGATTCCGCACATCAAATAATCTAGATTTTTTAggctgggacatggggacaaaGCGGCGTAGCAGTTTTCAAAGTAACATAACAACTTCAGTCTCTCTAAAAAAACCTTCTAGTGAATGAACTTCTTTTTCACTTAATTATTAAGCGattgagaaaactgaaaatgattGGCAAATTACAAAGTGACTCATATGATTTTTTTGCATGCTTGTGACCTCAGGAAGACCTGAAAGATTTAAGACAGTATTTCCTTgttttgaaaattcagctgcTAAATCAGAAGAAGTCTGtacaaataatttgaaaacaaacttcttCTGAGCATTAAGATTTTTGCAGAGATAGCATAtgcacatttctgaaataaaggaCATCCCCTTGTTTGTGGTAAGTGAACATTTTCCAACAAATTAAATCCCAAACCCTCTTTAAAGTAAATCTCTCTAGTGGTAAATCCAAGAGATTGTTACAGCCAGGGCAtctatgttttctttaaagaactaTTATCAGTTCTGTCAGTCTTTGTCTAGCCTATAGGAAACATGGTTTTGGCATGTTTATGGAGGTTAGCTTACACATCTTGAAATCTCAAGGTAAGCCAATCACAGTTTTAACACATTCCTTGAATTATGTTATCTTTACTGACTAATACATTGAAACAACTTTTGTTTACATTAAACCTTTGAAATCTGaagtaatgttttaaaaatacactatttTTCCGGATTTAAACCAGAGGCTTGTGAGAGGCATGCGCTTCTTCCTGTGTGTGTGTTGCAGCATAGAATACTAATTAGTATCAACAGAAGGTAGGAGGGGGTAAAATAGATTAGCAAGCATGCTTTCAACTTCCCCATTTATAACATCATGTGATTCATTTGGTTTGCTATGAAggttcttcatttttctctgaagcacAAAACAGTGATTGCTAACAAAAAAAGCGTGACAGATTGGAGGCACCAATGGTCTGTCCTAACATTGCAATTTTTGTTGGTATGCTGAGTCCTGTGTGAAAAGCTGCTAATCAAACCAGGGTTTTGGAATAAAAGTATTGTTTTATGTGTCTAATTATAGAATCTGGAACAAATCTATTGTCTTTGTTCCCTCTGGGTAAAAGCGTGAAAGCTAGAAAGCAATGACTGCTTATGATTAGCGTGTCCTTCTTGTACACAAGGTGTTACACCCACAGAGTCTATTCTTTTCTACATTGTTTTGGCCAGCGAGCCAACAGCCAAGACCTGCTAAAGCCACTGCAGAGGACTTCCTAAAATACTTacagttgtatttattttcatgttaagTTTCACTTCTATTTAATACAAATGGACCCAGGAATATGAACCTAAGTTTCTACTGAAGCTCTAATTGCAAATATCCAGGGAAGTTCGGATTTTCCTTCCAGTAGGACAAAAAttattagacaaaaaaaaaaaagagagctttaaaaaaaaaatgaggtccttgttttcttttattaaagtaTTTCAGGTGAAGCAACATCCTTGCAGGAACTTAACACAGAGAGATGACTTAACGTTTTCTTGTTTCAGATCAAACTGTGTATGTTTGGTTTCTTGCAATGTAAGAAGGTGCCTTGAAACCAACCACAACTCAGGTGTAAGCATGGCTCAGGTCAGGAGATGTACGTTCTATGACAAGCCTTGGAGCGTGGACACCTCTGAATTCCCCAGCATATTATGGCACAGATGTTTAAATGGGAAATGGTAAGCTCTTTCTAGCACAGCTGAACATTCAGTATATCTTACATAAAGTGACAGCTGCCTGAAAGCAAAATCCTTGCCAGATCTGCCTAATGAAACTCCAGTAAGAAAGCCAATTACAGCAAAACTTCCTAAAACTTGAGTATTTTTTCGCACTCTTCACACATGAATATTATTTTGGATGACACCACATCCATTACTGATCCTTTCCCTAAAATACTACTGGGAAAAGCATCTAGGTGGTTAGTGCTAAACTAGCAGAAGATTCTACGTGTAACATTATCAGGCCAAATGGAGTGAAATAAGAAACTTCAGTTGCTGCTTAATTACTACCTTGGGAAAAATTGcgtttgttttaaaatacaaacagtaTGTTTCTTACCAACTCCAATTAACTGAATAAGAGAAATTGTGAAATCTTCCTCAGTTTGTCGAACAAGTGTCTCTACGGTTAGCCCTATCACACTTAGCAGAGACAAAATAGTGACACAGAAGTAGATCTTCACAGGAAATGATAGCTCTGAACAAGGTTTTAtctgtaaaggaagaaaatgttttaaacacgTAATGCAGTATAAACTGGTTGCTGTTCCTAAGAAACACATTAAAGCAAGTGTCGTCGGCTAAACGACACGAGTGCAGGGCTTCcattggaaaaaggaagagaaactcTCTGCGATTGAATTCAAACTGCAAAACCGCTGCGGAAGGGAGAAGTCCAACTTTATTCCGTGATCAATCTCAGCCTAGATTTTTCTGGTGTTATACCTACAGCCTGCCTTCTACTTCTCTCAGTCCCTCGCGATGTTCAGCAAGCAACTTTTTCCCCGTACCCCGTTATCCAGACTTTCGGTTTTAGAAAACTGCGGACAAGGGTTCACTCCTGAGCGAGGGGCAAAGGATTTGAGcgagagatttttattttattttttttttccccattcaccCCAGGCAGCCTAAATCTCGGACACCCAAACTACACCACGctag contains these protein-coding regions:
- the LOC142030831 gene encoding uncharacterized protein LOC142030831 isoform X1, whose amino-acid sequence is MEEEEGGGDSAAAAPPLPNLTPRHRQLIPTPCGPIKPCSELSFPVKIYFCVTILSLLSVIGLTVETLVRQTEEDFTISLIQLIGVVFCVYYVTRGILQENRQELIVFVLSILLVMFRSIVNFTVLSAEQKPKLLARFILILLVGSFDVICAIILIQSQSMMAFRVGGALESLQSQYFMLNLCFSMLTFDLQAQLCLCVLLISLHEITLLHNIISATGVLWACLKVTISIIAILKELKPLVWIFLGQNIPEVVYLIYLLYTVIREWGKGNSYTLEAAFITGSCISVAIKSVLFWALIHVYRSFGQGLRERMFSSYGRIDS
- the LOC142030831 gene encoding uncharacterized protein LOC142030831 isoform X3 encodes the protein MEEEEGGGDSAAAAPPLPNLTPRHRQLIPTPCGPIKPCSELSFPVKIYFCVTILSLLSVIGLTVETLVRQTEEDFTISLIQLIGVVFCVYYVTRGILQENRQELIVFVLSILLVMFRSIVNFTVLSAEQKPKLLLCLCVLLISLHEITLLHNIISATGVLWACLKVTISIIAILKELKPLVWIFLGQNIPEVVYLIYLLYTVIREWGKGNSYTLEAAFITGSCISVAIKSVLFWALIHVYRSFGQGLRERMFSSYGRIDS
- the LOC142030831 gene encoding uncharacterized protein LOC142030831 isoform X2; amino-acid sequence: MEEEEGGGDSAAAAPPLPNLTPRHRQLIPTPCGPIKPCSELSFPVKIYFCVTILSLLSVIGLTVETLVRQTEEDFTISLIQLIGVVFCVYYVTRGILQENRQELIVFVLSILLVMFRSIVNFTVLSAEQKPKLLARFILILLVGSFDVICAIILIQSQSMMAFRVGGALESLQSQYFMLNLCFSMLTFDLQAQLCLCVLLISLHEITLLHNIISATGVLWACLKVTISIIAILKELKPLVWIFLGQNIPEVVYLIYLLYTCFLPMEGSTPEHPPCVLSAALTE